The Bombus terrestris chromosome 9, iyBomTerr1.2, whole genome shotgun sequence genome contains a region encoding:
- the LOC100643813 gene encoding V-type proton ATPase subunit D has product MSGKDKLAIFPSRGAQMLMKSRLHGAQKGHGLLKKKADALQMRFRLILGKIIETKTLMGEVMKEAAFSLAEAKFATGDFNQVVLQNVTKAQIKIRSKKDNVAGVNLPVFESYQDGTDTYELAGLARGGQQLAKLKKNYQRAVKLLVELASLQTSFVTLDEVIKITNRRVNAIEHVIIPRIEKTLAYIISELDELEREEFYRLKKIQDKKKQIKAKAEAARAEMIASGREYVETANILDEGDDDILF; this is encoded by the exons ATGTCTGGAAAGGATAAACTTGCAATTTTCCCTTCTCGGGG aGCGCAAATGTTAATGAAATCCCGTTTACATGGAGCACAAAAGGGTCATGgtttgttaaaaaagaaagcagATGCATTGCAAATGCGTTTTAGATTAATTCTGGGTAAAATTATTGAG ACAAAAACTCTTATGGGAGAAGTAATGAAAGAGGCAGCTTTCTCATTGGCTGAAGCCAAGTTTGCAACTGGAGACTTCAATCAAGTAGTTCTTCAGAATGTGACAAAAGctcaaattaaaattagatcTAAGAAAGATAATGTTGCTGGTGTTAATCTTCCAGTGTTTGAGTCCTATCAAGATGGTACAGATACCTATGAGTTAGCAGGTTTGGCAAGAGGTGGCCAGCAATTggcaaaattgaaaaagaattatCAAAGAGCAGTGAAGTTATTAGTGGAATTAGCGTCTTTACAAACAAGTTTTGTAACCTTGGATGAAGTTATTAAAATCACAAACCGCCGTGTAAATGCCATTGAACATGTTATCATCCCAAGAATTGAAAAAACTCTTGCTTATATAATTTCTGAGCTGGATGAATTGGAAAGAGAAGAGTTCTATCGATTAAAAAAGATTCAGGATaagaagaaacaaataaaagcaaag GCTGAAGCAGCTAGGGCAGAGATGATAGCTTCTGGCAGAGAATATGTAGAAACTGCGAATATTCTAGATGAAGGAGacgatgatattttattttaa
- the LOC100643699 gene encoding arylalkylamine N-acetyltransferase 1 yields the protein MELFPYESALPTKGSARVENPFSARKIRAVTTPKMSSDDLKVVGVPENRFDDAINHLKWNFFSDEPLNHAVGLCEKGKSQFELERHCLLTLKQGYSRMLVDQNGMIAGMALNGILKKGEREEAERRLAELKDEKFKIIFGLLYKVNKKVDLFYKYNVDELFECRILSIDENFRGKGLASILMADSIEIAKTAGFKVFKVDATGIYSQKVCYKHGLEVEATILYRDLDESIRPAPPHQALKLLVKVLD from the exons ATGGAGCTTTTCCCATATGAGTCAGCTCTCCCTACTAAGGGTAGTGCGCGCGTAGAAAATCCTTTCAGTGCGCGGAAAATTCGTGCCGTGACCACCCCAAAGATGTCGTCCGATGATTTAAAGGTCGTGGGTGTTCCAGAAAATCGTTTCGACGATGCAATTAACCATCTGAAATGGAATTTCTTCTCCGACGAACCGTTGAATCACGCGGTAGGACTATGCGAAAAAGGGAAGAGCCAATTCGAGCTGGAAAGACATTGTCTACTCACTTTAAAGCAGGGATACTCGAGGATGCTGGTGGATCAAAATGGAATG ATAGCTGGTATGGCATTGAATGGTATCCTGAAGAAGGGAGAGCGCGAAGAAGCTGAACGTCGCCTTGCAGAATTGAAagatgaaaaattcaaaataatattcGGACTCCTGTACAAAGTTAACAAGAAAGTAGATCTTTTTTACAAGTACAATGTCGACGAGTTATTCGAGTGTCGAATCCTCAGTATCGATGAGAACTTCCGTGGGAAAGGTCTGGCGAGCATTCTGATGGCAGACAGTATAGAAATCGCTAAAACCGCTGGTTTCAAG GTGTTTAAAGTTGATGCAACGGGAATATATTCGCAGAAGGTATGCTACAAGCATGGTCTTGAAGTAGAGGCGACGATTCTGTACAGGGATCTCGATGAATCAATCAGACCGGCCCCTCCCCATCAAGCTTTAAAGTTGTTGGTGAAGGTGTTGGATTAA
- the LOC100643579 gene encoding zinc finger protein 622, producing the protein MTSSFTCITCRVAFRDLDIQRQHYKSDWHRYNLKRKVAELPPASMEEFQKRVIAQKTKGYKEKEEGIISCKICKKNFNTRNQYQNHLLSKKHKEKCAKQNVPFETESENLENNTGPSFGSVIKKNVQEEVSVKQLSEDMEVDSDIESINSDEWIEDTENPITNNNCLFCNHHSRSLVRNLKHMTIAHSFFVPDPEYCTDIKGLLVYLGEKIFAGYMCIWCNDSGRCFQTVEAARAHMIDKGHCKMLHEGDALAEYAEFYDYSSSYPDAEIGDPDAEVEIPELDGSDYQLVLPSGNIIGHRSLFRYYKQSLNPNSAVAVSKSTKLRKILSQYRALGWSETQKEAVVKKARDIKYMERVQAKYSTQLQFKANKLQKHFRPQVNF; encoded by the exons ATGACTTCGTCGTTTACTTGCATCACATGCCGAGTAGCATTCAGAGATTTAGATATACAGAGACAACACTACAAATCAGACTGGCACAgatacaatttaaaaagaaaagtggCTGAACTACCTCCTGCATCCATGGAAGAATTTCAGAAAAGAGTGATTGCACAAAAGACCAAAGGTtacaaagaaaaggaagaaggaataataagttgtaaaatatgtaagaagaatttCAACACAAGAAATCAATATCAAAATCATTTATTATCAAAAAAACACAAGGAGAAATGTGCAAAACAAAATGTTCCTTTTGAAACTGAAAGTGAAAATCTTGAAAATAATACTGGTCCATCGTTTGGTTCTGTAATTAAGAAAAATGTGCAAGAGGAAGTTTCTGTAAAACAACTAAGTGAAGATATGGAAGTAGATTCTGATATTGAATCTATAAATTCTGACGAATGGATAGAAGATACTGAAAATCCAATcacaaataataattgtttattttgcAATCATCATAGTAGATCATTGGTACGCAATCTAAAACACATGACAATTGCACATTCGTTCTTTGTACCAGATCCTGAATATTGCACAGACATTAAAGGTTTACTTGTGTATCTTGGAGAAAAAATTTTTGCTGGATACATGTGCATTTGGTGTAATGATTCTG GAAGATGTTTTCAAACCGTTGAGGCTGCTAGGGCACATATGATAGATAAAGGTCATTGTAAAATGTTGCACGAAGGAGATGCATTAGCAGAATATGCAGAATTTTATGATTATTCATCCAGCTATCCTGATGCAGAAATTGGTGATCCAGATGCAGAGGTTGAAATACCAGAATTAGATGGTAGCGATTACCAGCTAGTATTACCATCAGGAAATATTATTGGTCATAGATCTCTGTTCAGATACTATAAACAAAGCTTAAATCCAAATAGTGCAGTTGCAGTATCAAAGAGTACAAAACTGCGTAAAATACTGTCACAATATAGAGCTTTAGGATGGTCAGAAACACAAAAAGAGGCAGTTGTAAAAAAAGCGAGAGATATCAAATATATGGAAAGAGTACAAGCAAAATATTCTACACAATTGCAATTTAAGGCAAATAAGCTGCAAAAACATTTTAGACCTCAAGTGAACTTTTAA
- the LOC100643369 gene encoding uncharacterized protein LOC100643369 isoform X1, with protein sequence MTFLRRQETFRISSRGKGSVYSKGGGSRTLSKRFLKGNIITFDRSNRSLRVTCELTTPTLYPGFLRGTSNGQAACMIIEDYPPLPTKPRQYLHQDTTQRFLNHLVLPKHRTSKFSSNRHRKLQPFRET encoded by the exons ATGACTTTTCTGCGACGTCAAG aAACATTCAGGATATCATCCAGAGGGAAAGGATCGGTGTACAGCAAAGGCGGCGGTAGTAGGACATTGTCCAAGCGATTTCTAAAAGGCAACATCATCACTTTCGACCGGTCTAATCGTTCGTTACGAGTTACTTGTGAGTTAACCACACCAACCTTGTACCCAGGCTTTCTTAGGGGCACAAGCAACGGACAGGCAGCGTGTATGATCATTGAAGACTATCCCCCTCTGCCCACCAAACCGAGGCAATATTTGCATCAAGATACCACCCAACGATTTTTAAACCATTTAGTCCTGCCTAAGCACAGGACCTCAAAATTTTCCAG taatagGCATCGGAAGCTACAGCCGTTCAGAGAAACGTGA
- the LOC100643369 gene encoding uncharacterized protein LOC100643369 isoform X2 — MRLYRAETFRISSRGKGSVYSKGGGSRTLSKRFLKGNIITFDRSNRSLRVTCELTTPTLYPGFLRGTSNGQAACMIIEDYPPLPTKPRQYLHQDTTQRFLNHLVLPKHRTSKFSSNRHRKLQPFRET; from the exons ATGCGTCTGTACCGAGCAG aAACATTCAGGATATCATCCAGAGGGAAAGGATCGGTGTACAGCAAAGGCGGCGGTAGTAGGACATTGTCCAAGCGATTTCTAAAAGGCAACATCATCACTTTCGACCGGTCTAATCGTTCGTTACGAGTTACTTGTGAGTTAACCACACCAACCTTGTACCCAGGCTTTCTTAGGGGCACAAGCAACGGACAGGCAGCGTGTATGATCATTGAAGACTATCCCCCTCTGCCCACCAAACCGAGGCAATATTTGCATCAAGATACCACCCAACGATTTTTAAACCATTTAGTCCTGCCTAAGCACAGGACCTCAAAATTTTCCAG taatagGCATCGGAAGCTACAGCCGTTCAGAGAAACGTGA
- the LOC125384609 gene encoding eukaryotic translation initiation factor 5-like — MGSVNVNRNVSDAFYRYKMPRIQAKVEGKGNGIKTVIVNMVDVAKAIGRPATYPTKYFGCELGAQTQFDFKNERFIVNGSHDATKLQDLLDGFIRKYVLCPACDNPETELMVSSKKGTISQGCKACGYHGLLESNHKLNTYILKNPPSLNPAVQGSSLTEGKRGKRSKRANGETTTTTTTATANGDRSGSPENDTSTTDIVVEAPEKMADENGDDDNWAVDVSEEAVRARLQDLTDGAKGMTISDDLDKTEKERMDMFYKLVKCRRDAGQLDNHKELIAEAERLEIKTKAPLILAELLFDQNIAAQAKKYRVLLLRFTHDDIKAQKYLIRGIEQVIALHKDALMPKVPGILKLFYDADILEEKALFEWSNKVTKKYVSKDLSQEIHDKAAPFLTWLQEAEEEDSEPEEEDDDLEIEYDDRAKQSLKPQQSPPIQKPDVVNEDSDDEDDFDIDAI, encoded by the exons ATGGGGAGTGTCAATGTAAACCGTAATGTCAGCGATGCGTTTTACCGCTATAAAATGCCACGGATCCAAGCTAAAGTGGAGGGCAAGGGAAATGGTATCAAAACGGTAATCGTGAATATGGTCGATGTCGCCAAAGCGATTGGGAGACCTGCTACCTATCCTACCAAATACTTCGGCTGTGAACTTGGAGCACAGACTCAGTTCGATTTCAAAAACGAAAGATTCATTGTAAATGGATCGCACGATGCTACGAAATTACAAGATTTGCTGGATGGATTCATCCGCAAATATGTATTATGCCCGGCTTGCGATAATCCCGAGACGGAGCTGATGGTCAGCTCGAAGAAAGGAACCATTTCGCAAGGATGTAAAGCATGCGGCTATCACGGACTATTAGAAAGTAATCATAAATTAAACACttacattttgaaaaatccACCGAGCTTGAATCCTGCTGTTCAAGGCAGCTCTTTAACTGAGGGTAAACGCGGTAAACGTTCAAAACGTGCGAATGGTGAAACAACTACCACTACAACCACTGCTACTGCTAATGGTGATCGATCTGGTTCTCCGGAGAACGATACGAGCACTACCGACATCGTGGTCGAGGCTCCTGAAAAGATGGCGGATGAGAACGGAGATGACGATAATTGGGCAGTCGACGTGTCGGAGGAGGCAGTTAGAGCCCGTTTGCAGGACTTAACAGATGGCGCAAAGGGAATGACTATTAGCGATGATCTCGATAAGACTGAAAAAGAAAGGATGgatatgttttataaattagttAAATGTCGTCGCGATGCTGGGCAATTGGATAATCATAAAGAGCTGATTGCAGAGGCTGAACGTCTAGAGATCAAGACAAAAGCACCGTTGATTTTGGCGGAATTACTCTTCGATCAGAATATTGCTGCTCAAGCCAAAAAGTATCGAGTACTTCTCCTTCGTTTTACCCACGATGATATCAAGGcacagaaatatttaattagagGAATTGAACAAGTGATAGCCCTCCATAAAGATGCTTTGATGCCGAAAGTACCTGGCATTCTGAAG CTCTTTTACGATGCTGATATTTTGGAAGAAAAAGCTTTGTTCGAATGGTCGAACAAGGTGACtaaaaaatatgtatcaaaAGATTTATCCCAAGAAATTCACGATAAAGCTGCACCGTTTTTAACCTGGTTacaagaagcagaagaagaagattcTGAaccagaagaagaagacgacgattTAGAG ATTGAATACGACGATAGAGCCAAACAGTCGCTAAAACCACAACAGTCACCGCCTATACAGAAGCCTGATGTAGTCAATGAAGACTCGGATGATGAGGATGATTTTGATATTGATGCCATTTAA